From one Gemmobacter sp. genomic stretch:
- a CDS encoding IS5 family transposase — MSRPTPPTYKTRNWPAYNEALKRRGSLTIWFDPAMTWEAAPTGKRGRQPAYGDAAIQTCLTMKVLFGMALRQTTGFVESLLRLIGLDWAVPDFSTLSRRQKALKVNIPYRGSNGPLHLLVDSTGIKVEGEGEWNARKHGGTKRRVWRKIHIGIDEKSLEIRAAEFTTSDVGDAPMLPELLGQIPPEQEIATVTADGAFDTRKCHDAIAARGAAAIIPPRKNAKPWKPDTPGAVARNEILRTSKRVGRTIWRRWSGYHRRSRAETKMHCVKLLGQRLSARDFDRQVAEFQVRVAVLNGFTALGIPVTEVAG, encoded by the coding sequence ATGAGCAGACCGACACCTCCGACCTACAAGACCAGGAACTGGCCGGCCTACAATGAAGCGCTGAAGCGCCGCGGCTCGCTGACGATCTGGTTCGATCCCGCCATGACATGGGAAGCCGCACCGACCGGCAAGCGCGGGCGGCAGCCCGCCTATGGTGATGCCGCCATCCAAACCTGCCTGACGATGAAGGTTCTGTTCGGCATGGCGCTTCGACAGACAACCGGGTTTGTTGAGAGCCTCCTGCGCCTGATCGGCCTGGACTGGGCCGTGCCCGACTTCAGCACGCTCAGCCGCCGCCAGAAGGCGTTGAAGGTGAACATTCCCTACCGGGGTTCCAACGGCCCGTTGCACCTGCTGGTGGACAGCACCGGGATCAAGGTCGAGGGCGAAGGGGAATGGAACGCCCGCAAGCATGGAGGCACCAAACGCCGGGTTTGGCGCAAGATCCACATCGGGATCGACGAGAAATCCCTAGAAATCCGGGCGGCCGAGTTCACCACCAGCGACGTGGGCGACGCGCCCATGCTGCCCGAACTGCTGGGCCAGATCCCTCCCGAGCAGGAGATCGCCACTGTCACCGCCGACGGCGCCTTCGACACCCGCAAGTGCCATGACGCCATCGCGGCCCGTGGCGCGGCGGCGATCATACCGCCCCGCAAGAACGCCAAGCCCTGGAAGCCAGACACCCCCGGTGCTGTCGCGCGCAACGAAATCCTGCGCACATCGAAGCGCGTCGGGCGGACCATCTGGCGACGATGGAGCGGCTATCACCGCCGAAGCCGCGCCGAAACCAAGATGCACTGCGTCAAGCTGCTGGGTCAGCGCCTGTCCGCCCGAGACTTCGACCGTCAGGTTGCGGAGTTCCAGGTCAGGGTTGCCGTGCTCAATGGCTTCACCGCGCTCGGCATCCCCGTCACAGAGGTCGCGGGATAA